The following is a genomic window from Kogia breviceps isolate mKogBre1 chromosome 4, mKogBre1 haplotype 1, whole genome shotgun sequence.
ATTATCAGTCTCTGATGCCCATACACTAAATGTCTTCATTTAGTGTATGGGCATCagaaatttccctttcatttagaaagggaaatttctcccagcagcctcgggagcagtggattaaatctccacagtcaacttgatgtaccctgcgtctgtggaaggattcttcaatatatgcaaatcaatcaatgtgatacaccatattaacaaactgaagaataaaacccatatgattatctcaatagatgcagaaaaagatttgacaaaattcatcaccgatttatgattaaaaactctccaagggcttccctggtggcgcagtggttgagaatccgcctgccgatgcaggagacacgggttcgtgccctggtccgggaagatcccacatgccacggagcaactaagcccatgagccatggccgctgagcctgtgcgtccggagcctgtgctccgcaacgggagaggccacaacagtgagaggcccgcataccgcaaaaaaaaaaaaaaaaaaaaaaaaactctccagaaagtgggcatagaggaagctacctcaacataataaaggctatatatgacaaacccacagaaaacatcattctcaatggtgaaaaattgaaagcatttcctctaagatcaggaacaagacaaggatgcacactctcaccactattattcaacatggttttggaagttctagccatggaaatcagagaataaaaagagataGCAGGAATCCAACTtggaatagaagaagtaaaactgtcactgtttgcagatgacatgattctatacatagaagatcccaaagattctaccagaaaactaccagagctaatcaatgaatttggtaaagttgcaggatacaaagttaatacacagaaatctcttgcagtcctatacactaacaacaaaagatcaaaaagagaaattaaggaaacaatcccatttaccatgactagaacaagaataaaatacctaggaataaacctaactaaggaggcaaaagacctgtatgcagaaaacaataagatactgatgaaagaaataaaagaggacacaaacagatggagagatataccatgttcttggattggaagaatcaatattgtgaaagtgactatactacccaaagcaatctaaatattcaatgcaatccctatcaaattatcaatggcatttttcacagaattagaacaaaaatatttcacaatttttatggaaacacaaaagaccccgaattgctaaagcaatcttgagacagaaaaacggacctggaggaatcaggctccctgacttcagactatactacaaagctacagtaatcaagacagtatggtactggcacagaaacaaaaatataggtAATGGaacagatagaaagcccagagataaacccacgcacctatggtcacctaatctatgaaaaaggaggccagaatatacaatggagaaaaggcagcctcttcaataagtggtgctgggaaaactgggcagatgcatgtaaaataatgaaattagaacactccctaacagcatacacaaaaataaactcaaaatggattaaagacataaatttaaggccagacactatcaaactcttagaggaaaacataggcagaacactatttgacataaattgcagcaagatcctttttgacccacctcctagagtaatggaaataaaaataaaaataaacaaatgggacctaatgaaacttaaaaccttttgcacagcaaaggaaaccataaacaagatgaaaagacaaccctcagaatgggagaaaatacttgcaaatgaaacaactgacaaaggattaatctccaaaatttacaaacagctcatgtagctcaatatcaaaaaaaacaaacaacccaatccaaaaatgggcagaagacctaaatagacatttctccaaagaagatatacagattgccaacaaacacatgaaagaatgctcaacaccattaaacattagagaaatacaaatcaaaactacaatgtgatatcatctcacactggtcagaatggccatcatcaaaaaatctacaaacaataaatgctggagaggttgtggagaaaagggaaccgtcttgcactgttggtgggaatgtaaactgatacagccactatggagaccagtatggaggctccttaaaaaactacaaatagaactaccatacaacccaacaatcccactactggacatataccccgagaaaaccataattcaaaaagagtcatgtagggcttccctggtggcatagtggttgacagtctgcctgtcgatgcaggggacacaggttcatgcaccggtctgggaagatcccacatgccacggagcagctaggcctgtgagccatggccactgagcctgcgcgtctggagcctgtgctccacaatgtgagaggccacaacagtgggaggcccgcatactgcaaaaaaaaaaaaaaaaaaaaaaaagaaaagagtcatgtaccaaaatgttcattgcagctcaatttacaatagtcaggacatggaagcaacctaagtgtccatcgacagatgaatggatagagaagatgtggcacatatatacaatggaatattactcggccataaaaagaaaaaaaaattgagttatttgtagtgaggtggatggacctagagtctgtcatacagaatgaagttagtgagaaagagaaaaacaaataccgtatgctaacacatatatatatagaatctaaaaaaaaaagaatggtcatgaagaacaaCCTAGGGGCAaggtgggaataaagatgcagacctactagataatggacttgaggatacggagaggggtaagggtaagctgtgacaaagtgagagagtggcatggacatatatacactaccaaacataaaatagatagctagtgggaagcagccgcatagcacagggagatcagctcggtgctttgtgaccacctagaggggtgggatagggatggtgggagggagggagacgcaagagggaagagatatggggacatatgtatatgtataactgattcactttgttataaagcagaaactaacacaccattgtaaagcaattatactccaataaagatgttaaaaaaaacaaagaaaaaacacaacCCTGATATTTGAGTAATCACTTATTTCATGAaagagggaagacagaaaaacCAAAGAATGATACAACTCTGAAGAtcacataaaaatgttttctgattaTTAACATTCGTCTTAAATTTAGAATGTAGATGACACAGTCCTGCGTTTCATAGATTGTGTGTAAATAttctaaatgaaagaaatgtttagaattgtatttgaataaaatattgtttatataactaggccataatatatttaaattctaaatatttttttcttaaagttttatattttttctaaagaagTAGGCTGTATCTTACTGAGATCGTGGATGTATTATCCTCCCTTTTTACCCTTAAGTTGGGTTTTATAAAGTAGCTGTGTATAGCAAGAGGTGAATAACATAAAAACCAATGAGGAAACAGTTCTAAGCAGATAGAATTTGTCGTGCTGAGAAATATTGCTAGAGGTAACAAGGTATATGACCCCAAATGTGAATACTTTGCTTATGAGTCACTTTAATCGAAAATATGGACACAATGTTACATGCCATTTacttgtttcctttcttccaaacctcttttctttttcaaaagttgTCTAAGCTACATAGAACCACAAAATCTAACATGTATCTCAGAATTCTTCCTCCTGGGACTACCAGATGATCCAGAACTGCAGCCTTTCCTTGTTGGACTGTTTCTGTCCATGTACCTGGTCATCATGTTGGGGAACCTACTCATCACCCTCGCTGTTACTTCTGATTCCCACCTCCACACCCCCATGtacttcttcctctccatcctGTCCTTGGTTGACATTGGCTTCATCTCCACCACCATCCCTAAGATAATTGTCAACATCCATACTCACAGCACAGTCATCTCCTTTGCAGGCTGCCTGACACAGATGcctatttttatccattttggaCGTATGGATAGTATGCTTCTGACTGCTATGGCTTATGACCGGTTTGAAGCCATCTGTCACCCACCGCACTACCAGATCATCATGAACCCACGCCTCTGTTGCATCTTCATTTCGGTGTATATTTTTGTTAGCCTTTTGGACTCCCAAGTGCACAATTTGATTGCGTTACAACTTATCTGCTTCAAGGATgtggaaatttttaatttcttctgtgaCCCTTCTCAACTCCTCAAGCTAACCTGTTTTGAGACTTTCACCAATAACATAGTCCTGTATTTTCTTGTTGCCACCTCTGGTTTTCTTCCCTTCTCGGggatattttatcttactttaaaattatttcctctaTTCTCAGAGTCCCCTCATCAGAAGGTAAGTATAAAGACTTCTCCACTTGTAGTTCTCACCTTTCacttgtttgcttattttatgGAACCTGATTTGGGGTGTACTCCAGCTCAGCCATCTCACAATCTCCCAGGAAGGATGCAGTGGTCTCAGTGGTGTACACTGTGGTCACCCCCATACTGAACTCCTTCATCTATAGTCTTAGAAACAATGACATCAAGAGTGCCATGTGGAGGTTACTCAGCAAAACAAATTAATCTCAGTACCTCGGCCATCCATTTGGAGTGTAGGTTGGAAAATGTGGTAAAACTATACATGTACACCTGCAACTTCTACCTTTCTCACCACCTCATTTTTTGTAGCTCTATGGCCTTCACTTCTCTCCTTGCTTAGAACCTGAAATATTGCTTCTTTTGGTGTTTCTTTAATGAGACTGGTGGGTGTCTTGGATTCTTTGTAAATCATATTCACTGCATGACTGAATCTTATTATACACAAGACCATAGTGTTACCTATTGTCACCATAATGTGTATTACATCaggaacttattcatcttgtaactctaccagcatctccccatttctatCACCCCTCAGCTAcaggcaaccatcattctactctctgtttctaagagttcaatattttaaacattccaCATATAATGTAGATCATACATTagttgtctttctccatctgacttatttcaattagcatgatgtcctcaagttttatccatattgtagcaagtggcaggatttccttctttctcatggctgaataatattctatagtATGTACtattagtttattcatttatttatccattcattcattaatggacactaggttgtttccattttttgctgTTGTGGATGATGTGGCAAAGAACATGGCAAAAATGTTATCACTTTGAGATAGTTATGTCATCTCCTTTGGacttatacccagaagtgggattgctgtatcatgtGACAGTTCTATTTAAAATTTCGGAGGAACTTCTATGCTGTGGTGCATGGTGACAatacattcctatcaacagttgctcaggattcccttttctacacattcTTTCCAGCATTATCCCTTGTCTCATTGATAATAGCCAGtctaacaggtatgagatgagaacttgtctttcttgtgtcagaccccagggctggggtgccCAACATGTGGTTGGAACCCCTCACTTCCCAGAAAGGGTATCCTAGCATGTGATATATCCCCCTTCTCTTCTATGTCCCCTTCTAGGGGCATGGATATTGACCTGGttgcttctcctcccttcctacaCAACTCTGAGCAGAAATTTTTACAGGCTTCGTTGTAGaagagtcttttttgttttgttttgttttgtttttaacatctttattggagtataattgctttacaatggtgtgttagtttctgctttataacaaagtgaatcagttatacatatacatatgttcccatatttcttccctcttgcatctccctccctctcaccctccctatcccacccctctaggtggtcacaaagcaccgacctgatctccctgtgctatgcggctgcttcccactagctatctattttatgtttggtagtgtatatatgtcagtgccactctctcactttgtcacagcttacccttccccctccccatatcctcaagtccattctctagaaggtctgtgtctttattcccgtcttgcccctaggttcttcatgaccttttttccctcttagattctatatatatgtgttagcatacagtatttgtttttctctttctgacttacttcactttgtatgacagactctaagtccatccacctcactacaaataactcaatttcgtttctttttatggctgagtaatattccattgtatatatgtgccacatcttctttatccattcatctgatgatggacacttaggttgcttccatatcctggctattgtaaatagagctgcaatgaaaattttggtacctgactctttttgaattatggttttctcagggtatatgcccagtagtgggattgctgggctgtgtgttgtttcttgagatagtCATCTATCATTATAAACTTCCATTtaacaactgcttttgctgtgttccaCATGCTTTGGaaagtttgttttttgaagtttttatttcATAAGTCTGTATCACAGTTTTGGTTTTGAACAATAAACCAATAGGAAACATAATAActtatgtttattcattcaaatattagAAACCATCAATTCTGCTTTACCTCTATTCATCAAGGAATTCTCCCATCTCTTTTTAAGAGTATCGATGTACAACTACTCTCAGCCATGCAGACTCATAGATAAGTGTTCTATATCAGATAAGTGGATATTCTCAAAACTTTTGCTATTGAatctagccatttattccatcattAAGTATACAGAAAGCACATCCTTATTACTTCTGCCACTCCTCTATCCCAGAAAGCTCTTTTTATAACTAAGAACTTTTCAGATTACTTCTTATTATATCTTCTCTGTTTTGGTTCATCGGTTTGCAGTGAGGGTAAAAACTTATACTTGGGTAAAATTTCTACATTATATCTGATTTTCTCATGTTTCGTTTTAAATCTTTTAgagtttaaaagttttattttggcttaatttttttctgaatgtagTACTTGCCCAGTTTTTACAAATTGTAATGTATTCTCCTTAAGTcattttaaatcatctttttcCAACTTACTTGAAATGGTAACTTCATTAAATAGtaaacttttatatatacatgAGCTTGTTTCTTGagcaccttttcttctttttttctagatttattttattagtttattttatttatttatttttggttgcattgggtctttgttgttgaatacgggttttctctagttgaggtgagcaggggctactctgttgtggtgcatgggcttctcattgaggtggcttctcttggtgcagaggGCAGGCTGTTagcgcgtgggcttcaatagttgtggctcacaggctctagggcacaggcacagtagttgtggcatgagcttagttgccccgtggcacgtgggatcttccccaaccagggatcaaacccgtgtcccctgcactggcaggtggattcttaaccactgtgccaccaggaaagccccaagcactttttttttctattgaacaTTGTTTTCTTTCCCACAATAACAAACTTTAGAGAGTATTTGGtatattcattttttcatatCTTTCCCTATGGTCCTTTTTTCCCTCCCAGAAGAGTTCTTATTTTCCCTTGAAAAATTCCCTTTTCTGTGAATTTGAGAATCAACATCTCTACTTTCTAAAATTATAGTATGGCTTTAACTTTATTACTTTGATTCAAGTACTTTGGGGAAAATGAGGTTTTTACGATATTATAACCATTAATAAATATGGTACATATCTATTTAATCAgggattttatttcctctctttgcTTAATCATGTTTTGTATCACTTTTTCCATGgcgttatttttaaaatgcactgatttgttattatgtttattattgcCTTCCTTTTGATTGCTCTGATTTTATGTTCCTACTCtcttttacatttcttcttttctaatgtaagcatttagtgctataaattttcctctcaaCACTATTTTAtttgcatcccacaaattttgttatgctatattttcatgttctttactttcaatctgtttttcaagggtttttttttttgagattttcatTTGAAcgttaggttttttaaaaatgtgttgattacttcctaattattttgaaattttcctgttatctttatATTACTGATTTAAGGTTGTTTCCATCAAGGTCAGAGAatatactctgtatgatttccatttttaagcCTGGGAgttttatgacccagaatatGTTCTATTTTTGAGGATCTTCTATGGGTGCATGGGAATAATGTTGTTGAATGGAGTGTCCAATAAATGTCAATTTAGTGTTCTATAAATCAATTGACTATTGGTGTTTGAAGGCATTGTTCAGTTTTCCTTATCTTAGCTGAGTTTTTGTCTAATAGTACTGTCAATTGCTGAGGAGAGTATTGAAATCCccagttattattttatattcatctcTTTCTCCTTTGGGTTATATCagattttgttttagattttgattttgtgaacattttcaaacatacagaaaaactgaacaaactttaCAGTGAACAAGACATACTTGCCACATGAATTTTACCACTCATGTGTTGCTGTACTTGCTTTATCACATAGCTATCATCTCTGTATCATCAATCAAACCATCTTATGTGTTGATatgtttctctttccccttttttccagctttattgaggaatgattgacaaataaaaatcagTCATTTCAAGGTTGGTATCTTATGACTGTCTGTGTCCTAGCTGTGATTTTCCTGGTCCCTGACATGATCTgtgatttttctattcttttctggacattttgtatatTATATTGGGAGACCCAGAGTCCTATTTAGTCTTCCATTTTAGCAAATATTCATCTCAGTTAAGTTTATCACTCAGGTCCTGATATCATTTTGTGTGCCATCATTCCCATGATAATTTAGTTTTCAGAGTCCATGGAGTGGTACTCTGTGCTGCCTCATTTGTGCTCTGCTTGGAGGACACTGAAAATACAGCCTGGCTCTGACACTTCagttcaggttttacactttggcATATTCTATCCGTTCATGTTTGCATCATGAGGTGTCTGCTAAGCACTTCTTGGGCAGCACTGAAGAGTCTCTTTCTCCAGCTCCTTCCTCTCCAatatcctcccttcctctctaatTGGGTGAATGAGGGATGCCCCATGCCACCCTGGGTGGGAGTGGAAGTTCAGATTCCTACTCCATGTCcagtgagaaaagagaaaggcagtgCCTCCTTAGGTTGTGAGCTGCCACCACATGGGGGCAAATGTGCAGACTTCCTTCTCCATTTTTCCTGATACTGATCCAGTAGACTATCTCCTACACCACCTGTCGGGGGAGACAATAGGACAGACTCCCACTGATGTACATTGAATAGGAAAGCACCCACCTGGCCTGCCTGCTGTTGCCTGGTGGGGCTGGGGTAGGCAGGAGACCAGGTATCTAGCTTGCTCTTGTTAATGTTGCCCAGTGGGACTGGAGAGTGACTTCCTGGGTCACTTGGTGCTACTGGATTAGAGAGTCAGTGGAGACCAGATGGGCTGGCAGGAAAGTGCCCACGTGTGCTACCTGATGCCCTTGGATGGGTAACAGGCATCTATACTTCCTACTCAGTCCCCACTGACATCATGGAGGAGGTCATCCATGGTGTTTGGGTGGGGTAGGAAAAGTGTTGTAAAAAATATTTCCGTTCTCCTGAGATTCCCATGTCCTGACCTTTTGGTCAGAGAGAACATGTTTTTCTTagggttctttttgtttgtttctttgtgccTGTTGTCAGTTCCAGGTTGCAAGTTTCTCTGGTGATCAGTAGGAGATAAATAGGAGATTCAAATAAAACCGAAAGACCTCATAGTTGTGTTATTCCTCAAGTGCTGAGGTCCTTTGTCAGTCTGCCTTCCTCTTCACATCTTTCAGTTTTCATACAATTGcctgtttacttattttttaattgtattagcACAGATTATCAAAGAAATGTGAGTGTATACTATCTTATCCAGAACCAGAAAACACACCTGTCTTTTCTTTAAGTGTTTAGTgcccttttaatattttccatattgAGTAAGATCTTTCCATTCTTTGAGTTACATACTAGGATGGGTattatattttctcaaatttattttattgtggcagacaaaaaaccacaacataaaattcaccctgcCAACAATTTACAAGTGTACATTACAGTATTTTCAACCACATGcacactgttgtgcaacagaTCCTCAGAAAACTGCCCACCCCCCATTGTGCATGACTGAAACTGTACACCCACCAAATAACTCCCCAGCTCCCCTTACCTCATCTCTTGGAAATCACCTTTCTAATTCGTTTTTatgtttgactactttagatacctcatttaagtggaatcatgcaatagttgtttttctgtattgacttacttcacttagcattacatcctcaaggttcatgcatgttgtagcatataacaggatttccttccggtttatttatttatttatggctgcgctgtgcagcacgtgggatcttagttccccaaccagggatcaaacccacaccccctgcactggaagcatggagtcttaaccattggcctccagggaagtccttccttccttcttaaggctaaataatattccattgtatgtatatgccccattttccttattctttcatCCATTAAtgtgcatttaggttgtttccatctctttgttatttttaataatgctgCAATGCATTTTCTCAAATGATTTCCTGGCACTTAGTGAGACTGGAAAAATTCTTCTTACATACATTAACTAGTGTCATAGATTACCTTTCTAAACTTCTAAAGTGTAAATATTTGTTACTCTAGATAAATCTTGCCTAGTTATGATTTGTATTGATATTAGttcattaataatttaatatttttgcatcaaatattttgttataatggatttttgtgtgtatgttcagGAAGCTTGCATTACATGGGTTTCCCTGATTCTTAAATATTTAGTAAAGTTTTCTAGTAAACCTCTAGGATAGGAAGTACCTTCCTAGATGTGAGGCagaaagccaaaaaaataataaagtgattgATATATTTAACTATATCAAAAGTAAACTGTagttttattaaacttttctacttactatttgattattttctagaatgagatttttttaatgaaaataaagttcaataaatgattttgaaataaaatgatatCTGTTGAAAATTTCAATGAAGTATGAACATTTTAGCAATACGCTTCCATCGAtttcttcgtctgtaaaatggagatagatAATAGCATTTCCTTATGGGTTTCCGTGAAAATACTCAGgagtaatatacataaaatgcttGTCATGTATTGTGGAATGTAATGCCTATTCCTTTTTCCACCAAGGTgattatagctttttttttttttaatgcttgaagTCTGCGgttcttaaaatctatttttgcaaagtgaaccttttttaaaaaataaattcttcctaGAGTTTGATGATACCCTTGGAATAAAAATTCAggtttctgtgtatgtgtatgtgtgtctatacACATATATCTCAAATAATTTTAAGTCCTATGAAAAGCTACATTCCCCAGTCTTTATCCTGACTCCCACAAAcaacttatttgtttttctggttgtAATTCTGTATTTCTAAATTAGCTACTTATACAGCTTTTTCATGTTTCAGCTTTTGATTTTTATCTAATTACCTTCTTCTCTGAAAAAATTAGCAtgtagttctcttgctattttaaaacataatttcccTCCcccaatataattatataataaattaggATAAATCAAAAGTCAGTGTCTATTGTTTTATTACATAGATATTTACCATTTTATGACATGTGAGTCTGatccagattttattttatttttgatccagattttataaatacattctctttctcacttttttctttggattttttaaatggtaaaattcccttgtttctttgttttatttctatcaaTTCATCACTGGTTCATCCTCTCCAgcataaatttaaatgttttcagtaGATCCAAATGAATGAGACAATTTACCAGCTTCATTTCCTGCTGGGGGGCATCCTTCTTGGGCCTGTccgtacatacacacatacatatatatatacacactgtatCTGGAAGGACAGAGGAGAAAATGATGTTTATCTTTGGAAGAAAGGACCGGGAGACGGTATGGGAGTGAGAATATTTTACTGACTACCACTGTTTGAAAATTTCCTATATGTGTATCTATGACCTAgccccctcccccacaaaaaaaaaaaacattaaaaaaaatagcgttagggcttccctggtggcgcagtggttgagaatctgcctgctaatgcaggggtcacgggttccagccctggtctgggaggatcccacatgccgcggagcaactaggcccgtgagccacaactactgagcctgcgcgtctggagcctgtgctccgcaacaaaagaggacgcgatagcgagaggcccgcgcaccgcgataaagagtggcccccgctttccacgactagagaaagccctcgcacagaaacgaagacccaacacagcaaaaataaataaataaattaataaactcctacacccaaacatcttcctttaaaaaaaaaaaatatatatatatatatatatatatatatatcgttagATCCCTATCTACCGGCTTGTGACAGTAACTTAGAGAAAGGTGAATATatgatccaatttttttttaaatttaagaacatcagtaaaaacaagaaaaaaaaatcctaaatatgaGCATATCGTTTAATTGGGCTGTGTGAGGCTCCGCGAACATGGGGAAAGGCTTGAAGAAAAGTTGTTTGTTTAGCATCCATCTACTTGTACAGTCTGGGGGAGTGCACGCAAAGCCCCGCCTTCATCCACGTCCCCGGAGCTGATTTTCTCCCACTCTCCTGCCCGCCTACCCAAGCCCCACCCCCGCCTTATTCCCGCCCCTGGGCCTAGTCTCTGCCCACCTTCAGGCTGAGACTCTAGCACCGCCCCCCAGATCCGGTACCCAGCCACAGCCCCGCCCTCAGCCCGTCAAGAAACGGGTGTCCGCCCACAACCCTGCCCTCTGGGTTTGGTTCCGCCCACAAGCTGGTACCATCCCACAGCCCCGCCCCTAGAGTGGGTCTCAGTCGCTGGCGCTGACCCAGCCCACCGACCAGACTTGCATTCACTAAGCAAACGAGAACATCTCGTCTGAGGCTTGGGTGCGAGGCCGCCGCCCCGCCAGCCGCCTTAACCCAGAGCCCCGCAATGCCCCGCTGTCCGCGGCTGCTAAGCACCGGAAACTGAAGCCCTTGGCTACAGCCTGAGACCGGAAGCGGAAGCGCCGGGCGGTGCCGAGGAAGGAGTCGAGGGGTGGCTCA
Proteins encoded in this region:
- the LOC131754840 gene encoding LOW QUALITY PROTEIN: olfactory receptor 7E178-like (The sequence of the model RefSeq protein was modified relative to this genomic sequence to represent the inferred CDS: inserted 1 base in 1 codon; substituted 1 base at 1 genomic stop codon), which produces MYLVIMLGNLLITLAVTSDSHLHTPMYFFLSILSLVDIGFISTTIPKIIVNIHTHSTVISFAGCLTQMPIFIHFGRMDSMLLTAMAYDRFEAICHPPHYQIIMNPRLCCIFISVYIFVSLLDSQVHNLIALQLICFKDVEIFNFFCDPSQLLKLTCFETFTNNIVLYFLVATSGFLPFSGXILSYFKIISSILRVPSSEGKYKDFSTCSSHLSLVCLFYGTXFGVYSSSAISQSPRKDAVVSVVYTVVTPILNSFIYSLRNNDIKSAMWRLLSKTN